The following nucleotide sequence is from Megalops cyprinoides isolate fMegCyp1 chromosome 19, fMegCyp1.pri, whole genome shotgun sequence.
CATTTTAGTGCAACTGGTCACTGATGTATGACTCCGTTTAGCCAAAACCCCGTCACTGTGAGGTGAGAGCACGGGGGACGACTGTGAACTTAAAACCCCTCAAATCACCCTAAACTCTCATTATAGCTGTGGCTACTCAATTGCAGTACTGTGCTATTCAACCATTTACACTCCAACTACCCAATATACTCTTAACAGCCTTGCCTCAGTATTAACGGATGTTTTTTCTGCTAACCCATCTTCCTGTTCAGTACTCTGTCACTGTATGTATTTCAGTATCTCTCTAGCCACGGCTTTATCTTCAGAAACGTGCATTTTCTGCCAGCCCAGTCAGTTTAATAATGCTTTTCACTGTAGAAAAGTGACAGGGTGACATACAGACAgatttacagaaataacaatgtaCAGGAAGTAGTATAGCTATTCTAAACTAAATTTCATaagctctgcatttttttttactaaattgccatttaaaatgttcaacCAGGTCTGAGTGTTCCCCAACCAAAATAAGTAGTAACCgcaatataaacaaaaaaaattacaatagtaataaataatcataaaaaattCCCTAAATAGGAAACAGTCCAATTAGTGATCATCCTAACACCGCAGTGAAATTGACTGGAAGCTCCCCCAGTTACATCTGTGAAAGCAAACAGTATGCAGTTCTCCCCAAACAGAGCAGATCTTCCCACGTCCCTTCTCTCTTGTCAAATTAAAACGCTGGACACAGGTACTTTTGTGGACCTGCCTCTCTTAGGCACAACAATTGGTTCATCATCtgacaaataaagaaaagagaaggacATATCAATTAGCATATTAAATCTTCACGCAGAAGCAAAGTATTCTaacagaaatgcagacaatGATTAAAAGTGGTGTTTTATTTGCCCCTTTAATCTCACCTGAATGTGCATAGTTCTCAGCAAGGTGGCGGTCTCTCTCGATGAACAAGGCGGTAGCCAGGAAGAAGCCCCCGCCCGCTACAGCCACAAAggcacagagcaggagggagagctggAGGGAGCGGAACTGCCACAGGTATGAGTCCGACTTGTGCAGGGAGTCTGACAGCTGAgcgcacgagagagagagagagagagagagagagagaaagagagacattcATAAGTGGAGATGTTGCTAGCCTGCAGGATAACAAATAACAATGCATGCAGGTCAGAACAGTCAGAAAGGTCAGGAAGGTCAGAATATAACAGAGCATGCAGGCCAATAACTAAATTTAGCAGACAACAAGGGCAACATTTTACATCGATTTAATTAATAGTGATGTGCATTCCTATCATTACAAAATTCAGTAGCGCAAAAAGGTGAGGCCTGGAAAGAGTCCCCTCAGCTGGTCTTGAGGCTGACAGCACTAACAAAACAGTCTTAGCAGTCTTAAGAGCATAAcaccaaaacaaattaaactaCACCAAAACGcaaacaaaattacatcacCCACATAAAATGAAGGGAGGTCAGTACTGAATCTGAGGTGCTCTAAGAGATAGCAATATGTGTGCAATAGCaatagagtgtgtgtgagtgtgagtgtgagtgtgagtgtgaatgtgagtgtgcgtAAGACTGATGACACTGACCACTCCAATGAGGTAGGGGCTCCCTGCATCTCCAAACAGGTGAGATACAACGATCTGCAAAGCTTCAGCCGTGGAGCGGCGCGTCGGGACGACTACATACtgatacagagggagagagggagggccaATCAAATTGAGGTATTCCGCCATCATTCAGACAATTCAGTTTACCTCAAAAGTACGCATGCTGCAAAGCTATCAGAAGATGAGCAACGACGTATCAAAATCTGTGGTAAGTGATAATGCTATGGGCAAACCGGACTGCAACATGTAACCATGTCAAGTCTGAGAACATAGATCTGCAGTAACAGaatgaagagagggaaagagaggggctCACCAAAAGTATGTCAGCAACAATGGCCCAGTTCATTGACAGGAAGGTCTCTCCGAGGAATATGAACaccttaaaaagaaacaaaaagaaaacatatcatCAGTATAGAGCATGACTAAATACAGACTATAAACAGACTACACATAAATGTCTGGTCAGGGCTCTtaagtagctcagtggtagaggTGAGCTCTACGGCCTGGGTGAAGCCCACAGGAGTAGAACGAGCTGGCTTCATTCCACCTGGGATAGAGGAGGGAAGATAAGCCAGTAGTACGCTTGTCTCACCGCTCTCAGACACCCTATGACTTGTCAAGCAtctgcaagttgctcagatgacgtCAGTGGAGAATAACCTATCCTCCAACGGGTGCCCACACTGGTATACTGAGCTTCAtaacttgtagtgtgaaaaacgGCCACTGGCTGTGTGCAAGCAAATCAAAGGATTGTATTCTTCTTGCCTAAGCACTCTTGTGTGTAGCCATGAGACAAGCCTAGTATATGACTGCAGATTTGAAAAATAAGGCTGCATAAAGGGGGGAACAAAATGTATAGACACAGATGCAgagataaaaaaacagcaaaagtgaAAGATGACCTGGCAAAAGCTCAGGTTGAGTAAAAAGTGAAAATCATTAAGGCAAAAtgcaagaggagagaggaggagagagcaaaaaggagagtgagagagactcACGTAAGTGGCAATGGTGCTGGCCTGGGCGCAGACGATGGAGAGGTAGAGGAAGGGGGCTGCGAGGAGGAGGCCAGCGGCACACACCAGGGGGTCGGCCCGAGGGGTCCTCTGCCTGAGCCTCCTGCTCACCTCTACACCAGTGCCCACACCCAGCACCCCAGTCACACAGGTGATTATCCCAAAATACAGGCTGGGGACAAAAGGGGAGATGAAGACAGTAAATAACTGTGACCTTGTATAAGTAGCAATGAAAGTGCAGGCAAGCCTCAGGAGGATGAGAACACAAAGATTACATCTTTTTCTCCAggcattttcattcagttccCACTAGAGCTGAAACAAATACTCCAAACTGATTAGGTTCTCTTAATGGTGCCTAATCAGTCTCTTCTGTTTGctgttcttgttctgttttatatCTAATCTAGGCCTTGCTGTGGCAACTTTTTGCGCATGGAGTGgtataaaatgtttcataaaatgaaaaatgtaacattacacaGCTCGAAACATCACTAACTGAaccatgtgttgtttttgtgttgtgttacaGATAGCATAAATGTTCACCTCTGAGCAAAGACCACATGAACCTAATCAAATGAGTATAGTTTATAAAAGCTGTGTTTTGTCTACAGCTGTCCTTTGATCAGGTGAAGTTGCCTAAATGCATAAAAATCTCGctatttctccattttttcacCTGTCTCCACTCTCACCTGTTTGCAGGATAACCTGTCTTTGCTCTCTCACCTGTCGGAGGTATCACAAGGCCCAGAGAAGCATGGGGCTTTCTCCCCTGTAAAGATGGCAGCCCGTAAGAGGAAGGTAGGGGCCCAGAGGGCCAGTGACCCTGTCACAAAGGCCACGGCGGTGAACCCAAAGGTGGACAGCATGAAGCTGGGactggagagggaaagaggaagaaagaagaaccacaaaaatgaatatggCAATTCTTGCTAATGGACACAACACAGATTATTCTGGATAAGAGGAAGCTCTTGGTGCTGAAGGCCCTACTTCTTGGCTAGGGCCCGGATGTCGGCAGCCCAGCTGGTTCTGTGCAGGCTGTGCTCAGGCCGTGCCTCGATGGCTCCTCTCTTGGGCTCTCTCACCACTGTGatcaacagcagcactgctatAAGACCCAGACCTGGAGTCACCTGGGAAAGGGGGTTACAAGAATGTATGGAGAAATTAGAGGATCTGCATCTTTCTGTAACTCATATCTTTACTgtacaacaacacaacaatttgaaaacaaaacactgacttAACCAAGTATGTGGctttgtgtacagtatatgatttaccaatgcaaaaaaaataaaatgaaatgcaaatactaCAAATGGAAATATGGTCTAGGAAAgccacattctctctcacacactgcattcacagTGTCCACCAGGATCAGGAGCTCTGATCCACTTGCTTTCAAGTTCTTTTCAGTCACTGACTTACCCTGAGTGCCCAGTGCCAGTCCTGTGCCAAATCATCTACTTTTGACCCCACAATGTAACCAAGACCACTAAGAAAGGGAGACATTAAACAGGCAAATAATTACACCAATTACTTAACCCTCATTTCCTTATGCTGCaatatgcattatgcatgtaATAAGCTAGGTGTCTTAATATTTTAAGAATTACATAGTTTTGCCTCAAGCTCACTGTCCTGTCGTTCAGAGTGTATGATACAACCCACTGCTCACTCTCACCTGCCCACGGGGATGGCGAAGTAGAAGACTGAGAGCATTCTTGTTCGCTTCTCTTTGATGAACAGATCAGCGATGATGGTGGGGGCAATGGTGGAGTAGCTGGCCTCACCTACTCCCACCAGACCTCGAGTTAACAACAGGATTCCAAAATACTGTGGGAGCAAATTGAGGAGGGGTGGAGATTTAATAATTATCATAGACACGAACACAGTACTAAAGTGCAATGCATGAAACTCCTTGAGACCAAATAATAGCCCAGGATGCTCAGAGAGATTAACACCTAGTCACAGTACATGCTGGAGTACATGCTGGAGCAGTTTACAGGGGGATGCACACAGACTCATGGCTCACGCCTTTAGGAGCATTATGAACTCACGCCTTTAGGAATATAGGAGCTGGCCAGCGTGACGACAGCCCAGAAAGTGATGCCCACGCACATGATCAGCTTCCTGTTGTACCGGTCTCCAAAGTAACCAAACACTGGAGCCAGAAACATGTAACTGCAGATaaacactgagagacagagagagagaaacatatAGGGCAGATGGGTTATAATTTGGACACTATTACCAGTAAAACTCTCAAAGAATTTGAACAGTTCAGCTGTTGGCATTTTGACCTTTAAGCAGCACTCTCACTTCAGGACTGTACACGTTAGATCAAATATAAATGTCTGACAAAAGAAACTGAGTCACAGCAGTATATAGCAGTATACACTAAATGACTATGCAAAACAGTGTAATACCAAAGCGCTCAAGTAGTGAGAATAGAAAAGTCAggttccctctctttctctggtttCCTCCATATATGCAAGCTTCCTCCCCATACATATACGTTTCAGCATTCGCACTTCCCCCTGACTGTGTTTCCAGCACTGATAACCCATTACTGTGCTTATCTCTATAGACACTGAACCAGCCACAACATGGTGCTGAGTAGTATACCATGGCCTAATGCCTGAAACATGCTGATATAAAAgtacataaagaaataaaaacaaataattaaaaagataaatCGACAAACAGGTTTTTCATGCAGTGTCTCTCACCTGTCTGCAACAGCCCTGACATGCTGTCATCAATTCCAAAGAACTGCTCAATATCTGGAAGAACACCTGAAAGAAAGACCCTGAGTATTATATTTCACACACCTTGGGAGATACAAGGACCATAGCACACACTTGAGCTAAGCAAAAACTGAAAGCAAGCGTGAGTCACTTCAATGCATGCACATTGATTGGCCTGACACTATGCACAAATTGATTCTGATTGATTACACTCCAGTTGTGACACAACCAAGAAAAGAACAGTACAATACCAGCCACAGTGAATCTGTCCATGTAGTTGAGCAGGTTGATGAAGCAGAGCACACCCACTGTCAAAATTGCCCTCCGATCGGTCACCCCACTGACAGGCTCCTCCTCATTTGCCAGCTCTGTCTTTGGTTCACCAGACTCCTCACCCTCATTGTCGTCCGAGAAGAAGGGTGCAGAATCGGAGTTGGGGTCTGTAAGGGACATCACTGCTGCTGGAACAGAGACCGAAAGGTCTAAGGGAACTGAACACACCACGGCAAATAAACACAGGGGTTTCCCATTCACACAGAATGAATATTGAAGGCTGTCTGTATTGTACAGGCTGGCATTAAATATCACACGTGCCTACAAACTTGAGTATACATGACAAAACTGCACCAAAATGCTGGAGAGACGATGtaacagaatgagagaggaatCAGTCCGTTATATTCCCTGGGGTCATTTGGTGGTCAAGGAAAGAATTTAAAGGCTTAAATTTAGAgcacaaattaaataaagacaattCCTTGTGCCTCATTGAATCACCCCAGGTAGTCCCAAGCAGGTTTCAGGCAGACAGCTGCAACTGCAGCAATGTAATTTGGAAAAGGAATATGATGGAAGGCTGAATCCCAGTGGTTACGCAAATGCCCAGCGATAAGGAAAGTGATAAGGTCCGCCGTACAACCCATGACAGATGTTAGATGACACGGTCATGTGAATGACAGGGTGGTGTAAGGAGaatgactttgtgtgtgtgtgtgtgtgtatgtgtgtaagttaatatttcaaatacCCATTGACAAACTCAATTAGTCTCAAGACTACATTACCATTGGCACAGCAGACAACATAATTACAAACTAGatgttaaatgagcaacatcACCACTGTGAGTGAGTGGACACTgcaaaggagacagagaaagaatgcACTCAGGTCTACCTATGATTTAAGCCTattcctgtttccctgtgatCTGAGCCTGTTTTCAACAACACATGCACTATACCTTATAGATAAGTTAGGAATTTTCAACTCAACAATCGGACTCTGTCAGGCCAGAACGGTCAGGTCTTGGTGCTGCACAACGTATGCTCCTGTGATATTTGCCATTTACCTCACAGATACGGGAAAACTAAAACCGAAACAACTGATATAAGAACGGGTTTTGGCAAGCAACACTCCAAAACAGTTCCTCTTTTGTATGCTAAACAACAGCATGGCCTCTTTTCTCAGTACATTGCATTTTATCGCTAGTACTGATTCTCAAACTGGCCACAAGTTCGCGTCGATGTGCTTGGAATCGAATGTGTAATACCGGAATTACTGAATGTATTACTGAttcttatttattcatccatttttttcgTATTTTGGCAAAGGTTCAGAGCTACTTACACCTGTCACGGGTTTATAATGCGCACCAAAGAGTGCATAAATGCATGCTTATCAAACTCGCTGCATGCAGCGCGGCCTTACAAAGTACAGCCAATTTAGTTTAATTACCTAACTGACGAGTTACTAGCGTCACATCGTTTGTGACAAGATCCACACAGACCCAAAAGATAAAGACGAGTCAGGCAACTAgtcagctaatgttagctgttCTGCAAACTTGTTAAAACTCGTGACAAGCTATGGAGCAATACAGCCTTCCCCAGTCATCCCCATTTATCAAATAGCGCAGTGGTCACAACAGAGTAAGATACCGTCGTAGCAGTCtgatcaattaattaattaattaattagacaAAATgactgactagctagctagccaacttaGAAAACGTTACTCTACTCTAAATGAGTAGCTTCAAACAAGCACTGCAGCTGGCTGCTAGAGCTACATTTGTCGAGTAATAAAAAGTATCAACACAAAATGAGTCTAAATTACATACAGTTAGGTAGCTCTTTTCCGTAGGTAACGTTAATTGGCTAGACCTTATTGTTTGCAATGTACCTTTAGCTACGATTTGCCGTCAGGTTAGCTTGCTAACggtactttttgtttttgtttacctGGCAATTAGAGCAGTGATCTGCAAAACAGGATGCGTTccaattttgtttgcttttatgtCCTTGATTTTAACGTCACTTCGTTTTCTCTGATAAAGCACCGTTTATTTCAGCTGCTCCCTCTTCACGGATACTAATCTTTCTTCTCTTGGACAGTCCGCTAGCTTGCTAACTGCGGTGTTTCTTTCGAACACTAACTGCCGCCATGTTGCATTTGTATAAACTTCCGTTTTAACTCACATGACTATTACAACACTGCGCTGACGTCAGTGACCATAATCGAAACAGTTATGCtttgctttataaataaaccCTTGTAAATGTCGTCTTCAGACAATTTaaagtctttttcaaatatttattttttttccaacagtttTAAGTTATCGATTCTGTTTAGTCTACACTTGAGGTGTCCCCTTTGGAAATTCAGTAACGATGCTCTCTGTTGACAGCTGCCACAACTGACAATTGCACCATGAATAAGCATGACAGTAGAGTGAACAAAATAGGGAAATCAATATCGGGGACCTCAGATTAGTGACCAAGGTGATTGAACATGGATAAATTGAGGCTTTGTCATTCTGCCATTCTTTATAGGGAAAACTGAAGTTAATGTTCCACTATATGTTACTAGTGTGAAAACTGAAGTCAAACTGAAGTGTGAAAATTAAAGTCTTCTGTGGGCGTGATGCTACAGGCAGGACAGATTAACTGAATTATAAATGTTGCTGTGTCTTCATGTCCTTTCAGATTTTAGACTTCTACAACTCAAAGTGATGAGTGATATTCCACAGGGAAAAACATAttacatgtgtaatgtgtgctgtgtccaAATGTTTTAACCccctttttcagatttttgagTTATTGAATCATTGCATCACCCCTCTGGTTTCATacataataaacacattacaaaaataaatgtccgtattttaacaaaaaaaaatttattccAAAGAAATTTATATCCTTATACATCTCCATTCAATACTAGTAAAACTCAAACACTTacaaacacttaaaaataattCAGAGGATGAATGAAGTATGTACAACCTGCTAGAAGATGTCAGACTGTGAAACTGACAGACAATAAGTTTGCACTATGCTTGACTGCAGAATTCATTATTTGATTCTCAAAtcatagagagagagatcataGAGAGATTTAGAGGATGCTCTGGAGTTTcccttttcctctgtctctaGATTTTAAGCCTCAACATTCCAGTTCTGTCATCAAGTGATGCAATGTCATCAGGCCCAGACTTCAATAACATCTCCATCCTCCATGTCCAgctgggagggggtgtggctaTCGGTCACCTTTGACCCATCGAACAGAAAACGGACCTTGCGCCTAGAGTCAACACCCATATGAGCGCGATACTGAGAGAGGATGGAGCCAAGGGGGGCTTCctgggaaggagagagtggaagagagagtgaggttAATGTAGAACActataaattaatatttgattcaatttaattcaatatttCTTGCTCTGAAGGAATTTTATACAATGTGTTGtatcacacagaaatacaaactCACCATTGGCATAAGTATAAGCACAGACCTTTAGTATGGCATGATAACACGATGACAGCATAATACTATTGTATTCACAGAATATTCAGTTTATTGTACCTAATGCAGCATACTTAGCTTCAGTTAATACCAACCTTGTGTAGAGAGTAGTCCTGAGTAGACCCTTTGTCCTTGCCCTGTAGTCgcacagtgatgatgtcactgtcactctctttctctttgtcctcATCTGCTATCACCACACAGTCTGAAAGCAGAGAGATTATAATGTTGGTGGGTGGAAGATAAAGTAAAGCACATTGTTTGGACAAACATTATAAGTCAATGACAATGAGAGGGCAAAAGATTCTATAGTATATACACCAGCCAGGTGGAccctagagcagtgtttctcaaccctctcctggagtaccccctgccctgcatgttttagatctctccctgctccaacacagctgattcaaatgatcagtttgttattaagcagcttcaggagttcataacgagttgatcatttgaatcagctgtgttggagcgggggtactccaggagagggttgagaaacactgccctagaGTGTAATATCAAAAAGCAAAAGCcaggggctcccaagtggctcagtcggtaaaagcactcgttccgAGCTATGTCACTCGTTCCGAGCTatggcccgggttcgatcccgaccgtgtcactagccgacagtgaccgggagctcacaggcagaacacattggcttcgttccgccggggataggggtgggtacgtcggcaggggcttcggtcccattagcaacagcgacccctgctggttgattgggcacctgtggtccacgtgccaaagctgcatatgaaatgtcttcctccgactcatctctgtgctagcttagcttgtggaccgcagtgtgaaaagaagcagcggctgacatcacgtgtctcggaggagggcacgtgcttgtccacgctctcccagattgacagtgggggttgtgcaatgggaccaaaCATTGATGACAAACTGGGCACTCCAAAAAttcagggaattggccattccaaattggggagaaaatggaaaaatggaaaaaaacaggcagttcATCAACAGAGATCAAATGTCATCTCACCAATGATGTCTGCAATGCCCAATCCCAGTTCTTTTGCTGTGGAGTCAACAGGAagttctgtctcttttctcaACAAAAGGATGCGGGCAGGTGGAACACTGAGTTTGACTGACAGCTGCTTTACTGCCGTGCTCAAAGGAGCCGTCTGTAATTACAAACCTCTGGTTAGCGTTTATTCTTGCATGTTCAGTACAATCTGCTCAGAGCTGCATGCAGTAGGTGTATTCAAGAGCAATGCCTTCGTAAAATACTGTAGCATTTTCCCTATTTGTGAACGTCAAGAATCTACAACCATGGTCTTGGCATACTTGGCAAAAGTCAATTCACCTCATCAATTACTGAATACTATGAACACATGGTCTGCAAGATTACAGCTGACTAACTGATCTTATTCTGCGACTAAGATTtgatgaaacacaaacatgaagcATCTCTGGTGCTGTAGGGCCAAGGTTGCCCACAtactaaaatgaaattacagaatATGATCAGCACATGTACCACTGTATCATACAGCAAATATACAACATGGTACAACACAGCACGATTGTAACTGCTTTCTTACTGACTGCACGGGAATCTTGTACAGGTCAGTGCGGCAACGGAATTTGAGGGGTATCTCTCGAGACTGGTCACTGGCTGGTGGCACGGAGCCAGGGGTGGAGACCACAATGatgtcatcgtcatcatcatcgtcaccgTGATCATGAGCAGCGCTGTGGTGTTCAGCCCCTGCCCCAGAATCATGCGATGGTGACAGGAGGGAACCAATGGCATTTAACCTTCTGTTGATCTCtctaagagacagagagagacagcgcgGGTACTGACATGAGTGAATTATATACTGAAAATGTGAGTAAAATCCATGAGAAAGAATGCACAGTAATACAAGACATTGCATTAATAAGCTTTCACAATGAGAAAGGGGTAGACAAATGTGGTATGCAAACAGAAATGGCCAAACACCTGCAAAGGGTGCAAAATACAAGCGAATATTAGGACTTCAGCTCACCGTATCTTTCTGTTTGCACGTCTGGGGGTTTTTACTGGAGGGCTcttagggggtgggggtggagatgCAGAATGAAAACTTTCCCTGCAAAAAATTGCAAGCAAAAAGAGGATAAAGGGGTGACTATTTACCACTCATGATCTATGACATTTCTCAGCTTTCTTTGCATGACCATTACTATTTACTCCTGTATGTGGAATGGAAAGTATATCTACAGAAAAAGCTGCATATATCAAtgttattttcctcttttaatctcatgaacatcaaaagaaaaaaaacttcaaggGAGTGAATACTTTCTCCACACACTGTACCAAATGTTAACTAGCCATAAAGATGGCACATAAATGTTGTGAGCAATGTGACACTTCACTTTCAGGTGAAAAGTAAGCTGCAACACATCTCTTAGTCAGCGATTTGACTAACAACCTGTTTGCTAAGTCTTTCATGAAACTAGTGTTTATGGGCATATCACTGATAACAGCATATACTAATACTCATCATTGTGGAAACTTAGCAACCAATTAAAGAAATTTAGGTAAATACATTAAAGACCTTCAAAACACTATAATGAAATTTTGCCACAATAGAAATATCGTTGGAACATTAAAAGAGGACACTTCGCACTTCacagtaaagaaataaaaaggttACTCACTGCTTTTCATCCTTCTCAGGATCCTCCTCTGAGTCTGAGAGAACAGTGATGTCTGGTTCCTCTTTCTTTGGGGGTGAAGGCTGTGACTGGGACCACAGTTTCGGAATATCTTCATTTTCACCTACAAAGAGAGAAATGCCAATACTGTTGCAGAGTCCCAATGTTTAGCATAATCAACATAAGAAAATACACTATATAAAACAATGGGCCAGCCTACAAGAAAGGGAGCCAGTCGgtttatgtaaatattgataTTTCTAATCAGACAGCCATTTTGAGCACTAGTGTCATTTCTATAACATATACCTTTCATTAAAGCTAGATATCATTATGAAACAACGGcattcaaataaagaaaataattttaccTTCAACTGTCAGAGACATAAAGACACagaattctgaattctgaattaaTGCTAGTTTGCATAATGAGGTGTTGTCAGCTTAAAGCCTTACCTCTTCATCAGGactaacattttttcattaattatcaATGAAAAActtaatagtaaaaaaaatagtaCCAGAAAGGAAATGAGTGTGTATACCTGCACTGTCAGTATGTATGAAGACAGATGACTTCAACTGCAGACTGCTGCTcacctaaaacacacaaataaaaaaaaaaagaaaaaaccataCATGCCCTTATAAAGTCAAAGCAATAACACTGGTTTTAATTTCAACAGAACGTCTTTAGACAAGACAAATCTTGAAAGCCCAGTAATATCAAACACACCTTATTGGAGTAAATGGGTACAGTTGTCACAGCAGAGGGGTCGATGATGCGTCGCCGTTTAGGTGGCGGCCTGACAGGCGGTGGGCCATccacatcactgtcactgtctgacATGTCCTAGGAGATGTCCAGAGTTTAGAGAAGCAACAGTAGCTGTAGCGAACTGCATCGATATGAACTTTAACTGCAgccaaacatacaaaaacacacagcta
It contains:
- the spns1 gene encoding protein spinster homolog 1, coding for MSLTDPNSDSAPFFSDDNEGEESGEPKTELANEEEPVSGVTDRRAILTVGVLCFINLLNYMDRFTVAGVLPDIEQFFGIDDSMSGLLQTVFICSYMFLAPVFGYFGDRYNRKLIMCVGITFWAVVTLASSYIPKGYFGILLLTRGLVGVGEASYSTIAPTIIADLFIKEKRTRMLSVFYFAIPVGSGLGYIVGSKVDDLAQDWHWALRVTPGLGLIAVLLLITVVREPKRGAIEARPEHSLHRTSWAADIRALAKNPSFMLSTFGFTAVAFVTGSLALWAPTFLLRAAIFTGEKAPCFSGPCDTSDSLYFGIITCVTGVLGVGTGVEVSRRLRQRTPRADPLVCAAGLLLAAPFLYLSIVCAQASTIATYVFIFLGETFLSMNWAIVADILLYVVVPTRRSTAEALQIVVSHLFGDAGSPYLIGVLSDSLHKSDSYLWQFRSLQLSLLLCAFVAVAGGGFFLATALFIERDRHLAENYAHSDDEPIVVPKRGRSTKVPVSSVLI
- the LOC118794319 gene encoding NFATC2-interacting protein; protein product: MAERDMSDSDSDVDGPPPVRPPPKRRRIIDPSAVTTVPIYSNKVSSSLQLKSSVFIHTDSAGENEDIPKLWSQSQPSPPKKEEPDITVLSDSEEDPEKDEKQESFHSASPPPPPKSPPVKTPRRANRKIREINRRLNAIGSLLSPSHDSGAGAEHHSAAHDHGDDDDDDDIIVVSTPGSVPPASDQSREIPLKFRCRTDLYKIPVQSTAPLSTAVKQLSVKLSVPPARILLLRKETELPVDSTAKELGLGIADIIDCVVIADEDKEKESDSDIITVRLQGKDKGSTQDYSLHKEAPLGSILSQYRAHMGVDSRRKVRFLFDGSKVTDSHTPSQLDMEDGDVIEVWA